The genomic region TCGACGCGGATAAAGCCACGGTCGTCAACTTCAACGCCAGCTTTACCAGCATCCAGATCTTTACCGTTTGGTACGCGGCCAATCGCCACCAGCACTGCGTCGTAACGCTGTGGTTCGGTTGGCGCTTTCTTGCCTTCCATCGTGACGTAAATACCGTCTGCTTTCGCTTCAACGACGGTCACTTTGGTTTCCAGCATCAGATTAAACTGCTTGCTGATACGTTTAGTGAATACTTTCACTACGTCTTTGTCAGCCGCCGGGATTACCTGGTCAAACATCTCAACCACGTCGATCTGAGAACCCAGCGCATGATATACAGTGCCCATTTCCAGGCCGATGATACCGCCGCCCATGACCAGAAGACGCTCAGGAACCTCTTTCAATTCCAGCGCATCGGTAGAGTCCCACACGCGGGGATCATCGTGTGGAATAAATGGCAGTTGAATCGGACGGGAGCCTGCAGCGATAATCGCGTTATCGAAGTTGATGGTGGTGGCACCATTTTCGCCTTCAACCACCAGGGTGTTCGCACCAGTGAATTTACCCAGGCCATTGACCACTTTCACTTTGCGGCCCTTGGCCATCCCCGCCAGACCACCGGTCAGCTGAGTGATGACTTTCTCTTTCCAGGTACGAATCTTGGTGATATCAGTCTGCGGCTTGCCAAACACGATACCGTGCTCTTCCAGCGCTTTGGCTTCTTCAATCACTTTCGCCACGTGCAGCAGCGCTTTGGAAGGGATACAACCCACGTTCAGGCAAACCCCACCCAGGGTGTTGAATCGTTCAACGATAACAGTCTCAAGACCCAAATCAGCAGCGCGGAAGGCTGCGGAATAGCCTGCGGGACCGGCCCCAAGTACCACGACCTGAGTTTTTATTTCAGTACTCATCATGACCTCTTAGTTAACTGGCAGATAGCCATCCACCGGTTCGTTTTCAGGGCAGGAGTTTACAGAATTGTTAATGGACTGCAAACTACCTGCTTATCCTGATCGCTCGTATCCTGATCCATATCAGATTAACGTCCTCGTTAATACGAGAAGGCCGACATAAGCCGGCCTTATTATTACATCACCAGACGGCGAATATCCGCCATGATAGTTGCAATGTATGCAGCAAAACGCGCACCCGCCGCACCA from Erwinia tracheiphila harbors:
- the lpdA gene encoding dihydrolipoyl dehydrogenase; the encoded protein is MSTEIKTQVVVLGAGPAGYSAAFRAADLGLETVIVERFNTLGGVCLNVGCIPSKALLHVAKVIEEAKALEEHGIVFGKPQTDITKIRTWKEKVITQLTGGLAGMAKGRKVKVVNGLGKFTGANTLVVEGENGATTINFDNAIIAAGSRPIQLPFIPHDDPRVWDSTDALELKEVPERLLVMGGGIIGLEMGTVYHALGSQIDVVEMFDQVIPAADKDVVKVFTKRISKQFNLMLETKVTVVEAKADGIYVTMEGKKAPTEPQRYDAVLVAIGRVPNGKDLDAGKAGVEVDDRGFIRVDKQMRTNVPHIYAIGDIVGQPMLAHKGVHEGHVAAEVISGKKHYFDPKVIPSIAYTEPEVAWVGLTEKEAKEKGISYETATFPWAASGRAIASDCADGMTKLIFDKESHRVIGGAIVGTNGGELLGEIGLAIEMGCDAEDIALTIHAHPTLHESVGLAAEIFEGSITDLPNAKAKKK